One genomic region from Streptomyces sp. NBC_00582 encodes:
- a CDS encoding TetR/AcrR family transcriptional regulator, with translation MGHREDLLEGAKRCLLEKGFVRTTARDIVKESGTNLASIGYHYGSKDALLTQAFVELVQEWGESFDPAAQRDAADGGTVERFHDVWARMLASTDAFRPVWAASLEIATQGERLPELRKLLAEAQTEGRSGLVAMFTGRDEATLDEHTVRTLGGFYQALLNGLMVQWLFDPASAVSADDLTAGLRQVIEAATEK, from the coding sequence ATGGGACACCGTGAGGATCTGCTCGAAGGCGCCAAGCGCTGCCTGCTGGAGAAGGGGTTCGTGCGCACCACCGCGCGCGACATCGTGAAGGAGTCGGGGACCAACCTCGCCTCGATCGGCTACCACTACGGCTCGAAGGACGCCCTGCTCACCCAGGCTTTCGTGGAGCTGGTCCAGGAGTGGGGGGAGAGCTTCGACCCGGCCGCGCAGCGCGACGCGGCCGACGGGGGCACGGTGGAGCGGTTCCACGACGTATGGGCGCGGATGCTGGCGTCCACGGACGCGTTCCGGCCCGTCTGGGCGGCCAGCCTGGAGATCGCCACCCAGGGCGAGCGCCTGCCCGAGCTGCGCAAGCTGCTGGCCGAGGCGCAGACCGAGGGGCGCTCAGGCCTCGTCGCCATGTTCACGGGCCGCGACGAGGCCACGCTCGACGAGCACACCGTCCGGACCCTCGGCGGCTTCTACCAGGCGCTGCTCAACGGGCTGATGGTCCAGTGGCTCTTCGACCCGGCGAGCGCGGTCTCGGCGGACGACCTGACGGCCGGCCTCCGCCAGGTCATCGAGGCCGCCACCGAGAAGTGA
- a CDS encoding proline dehydrogenase family protein — MLGPVILAASRSDRMRRLISAAPVTRQVVDRFIPGETVDDILPIIEELTSRGLDLTMDVVGEDITTPEQATAARDAYLTLIDRLRELELGERVEMSVKLSMFGQALAGGHELALANVRPVVEAAARIGTTVTLDAEDHTTLDSMFAIHEELRKDFPQTGCVIQAYLFRTEADARRLAAAGSRVRLVKGAYKEPAEVAHQHKHEIDKAYVRVLKTLMEGEGYPMIGSHDPRLISIAQELAHRAGRKFDEYEFQMLYGIRGDEHLRLAAEGHRMRVYTAYGTDWYGYFMRRLAEKPANLRFFARSMISTG; from the coding sequence GTGCTGGGTCCCGTGATTCTTGCCGCGTCGCGCAGCGACCGGATGCGACGCCTGATCTCGGCGGCCCCGGTGACCAGGCAGGTCGTCGACCGCTTCATCCCCGGTGAGACCGTGGACGACATCCTCCCGATCATCGAGGAGCTCACCTCCCGCGGTCTGGACCTGACGATGGACGTCGTCGGCGAGGACATCACCACCCCCGAGCAGGCCACCGCCGCCCGGGACGCGTATCTGACGCTCATCGACCGGCTGCGGGAGCTGGAGCTCGGCGAGCGCGTCGAGATGTCCGTCAAGCTGTCGATGTTCGGCCAGGCGCTGGCCGGCGGTCACGAACTGGCGCTCGCGAACGTCCGCCCGGTCGTCGAGGCCGCCGCCCGGATCGGTACGACGGTCACGCTGGACGCGGAGGACCACACCACCCTCGACTCGATGTTCGCGATCCACGAGGAGCTGCGGAAGGACTTCCCGCAGACCGGGTGCGTCATCCAGGCCTACCTCTTCCGCACCGAGGCCGACGCCCGCCGCCTCGCCGCGGCCGGCAGCCGCGTCCGGCTCGTGAAAGGCGCGTACAAGGAGCCCGCCGAGGTCGCCCACCAGCACAAGCACGAGATCGACAAGGCGTACGTGCGGGTCCTGAAAACCCTGATGGAGGGCGAGGGGTACCCGATGATCGGCTCCCACGACCCCCGGCTGATCTCCATCGCCCAGGAGCTCGCCCACCGGGCCGGCCGCAAGTTCGACGAGTACGAGTTCCAGATGCTGTACGGCATCCGCGGCGACGAGCATCTCCGGCTCGCCGCCGAGGGCCACCGCATGCGCGTCTACACCGCCTACGGGACCGACTGGTACGGCTACTTCATGCGCCGTCTCGCGGAGAAGCCGGCGAACCTGCGCTTCTTCGCCCGCAGCATGATCAGCACCGGCTGA
- the serA gene encoding phosphoglycerate dehydrogenase, translating to MSSKPVVLIAEELSPATVDALGPDFEIRHCNGADRAELLPAIADVDAILIRSATKVDAEAIAAAHKLKVVARAGVGLDNVDVSAATKAGVMVVNAPTSNIVTAAELACGLLLATARHIPQANAALKNGEWKRSKYTGVELAEKTLGVVGLGRIGALVAQRMSAFGMKVVAYDPYIQPARAAQMGVKVLSLDELLEVSDFITVHLPKTPETVGLIGDEALRKVKPTVRIVNAARGGIVDEEALYSALKEGRVAGAGLDVYAKEPCTDSPLFEFDQVVSTPHLGASTDEAQEKAGIAVARSVRLALAGELVPDAVNVQGGVIAEDVKPGLPLAERLGRIFTALAGEVAVRLDVEVYGEITQHDVKVLELSALKGVFEDVVEETVSYVNAPLFAQERGVEVRLTTSSESADHRNVVTVRGTLSDGEEVSVSGTLAGPKHLQKIVAVGDYDVDLALADHMVVLKYEDRPGVVGTVGRIFGEAGINIAGMQVARAAAGGEALAVLTVDDTVPSGVLNEVATEIGATSARAVNLA from the coding sequence GTGAGCTCGAAACCCGTCGTACTCATCGCTGAAGAGCTGTCGCCCGCGACCGTGGACGCGCTTGGCCCGGACTTCGAGATCCGGCACTGCAACGGAGCGGACCGAGCCGAGCTGCTCCCCGCCATCGCCGACGTCGACGCCATCCTGATCCGCTCGGCCACCAAGGTCGACGCCGAGGCGATCGCCGCCGCGCACAAGCTGAAGGTCGTCGCACGAGCCGGCGTCGGCCTGGACAACGTCGACGTCTCCGCCGCCACCAAGGCCGGCGTGATGGTCGTCAACGCCCCCACCTCCAACATCGTGACCGCCGCCGAGCTGGCCTGCGGTCTCCTCCTCGCCACCGCCCGCCACATCCCGCAGGCCAACGCCGCGCTGAAGAACGGCGAGTGGAAGCGCAGCAAGTACACCGGCGTGGAGCTGGCCGAGAAGACCCTCGGCGTGGTCGGCCTCGGCCGGATCGGCGCGCTCGTCGCCCAGCGCATGTCCGCGTTCGGGATGAAGGTCGTCGCCTACGACCCCTACATCCAGCCCGCCCGCGCCGCCCAGATGGGCGTCAAGGTGCTGTCGCTGGACGAGCTGCTCGAGGTCTCCGACTTCATCACCGTGCACCTGCCGAAGACCCCCGAGACGGTCGGTCTGATCGGCGACGAGGCGCTGCGCAAGGTCAAGCCGACCGTGCGGATCGTCAACGCCGCGCGCGGCGGGATCGTCGACGAGGAGGCGCTGTACTCCGCCCTCAAGGAGGGCCGGGTCGCCGGTGCCGGTCTCGACGTGTACGCGAAGGAGCCCTGCACGGACTCCCCGCTGTTCGAGTTCGACCAGGTCGTCTCCACCCCGCACCTCGGCGCCTCCACCGACGAGGCCCAGGAGAAGGCCGGTATCGCCGTCGCCCGCTCGGTGCGCCTCGCCCTCGCCGGTGAGCTCGTGCCGGACGCGGTCAACGTCCAGGGCGGTGTCATCGCCGAGGACGTCAAGCCGGGCCTGCCGCTCGCCGAGCGCCTCGGCCGGATCTTCACCGCGCTCGCCGGCGAGGTCGCGGTCCGCCTCGACGTCGAGGTCTACGGCGAGATCACCCAGCACGACGTGAAGGTGCTGGAGCTGTCCGCCCTCAAGGGTGTCTTCGAGGACGTCGTCGAGGAGACGGTCTCCTACGTCAACGCGCCCCTGTTCGCCCAGGAGCGCGGGGTCGAGGTGCGTCTGACCACCAGCTCCGAGTCGGCCGACCACCGCAACGTCGTGACCGTGCGCGGCACGCTCTCCGACGGCGAGGAGGTGTCGGTCTCCGGCACGCTGGCCGGTCCGAAGCACCTCCAGAAGATCGTCGCGGTCGGCGACTACGACGTCGACCTCGCCCTCGCCGACCACATGGTCGTCCTCAAGTACGAGGACCGTCCCGGTGTCGTCGGCACCGTCGGCCGGATCTTCGGCGAGGCGGGCATCAACATCGCCGGGATGCAGGTCGCCCGTGCGGCGGCGGGCGGCGAGGCGCTCGCCGTCCTCACCGTCGACGACACGGTGCCCTCCGGGGTGCTGAACGAGGTCGCCACGGAGATCGGTGCGACGTCGGCCCGTGCGGTGAACCTGGCCTAG
- a CDS encoding DUF5988 family protein, giving the protein MSNAAKAVLEGGPDDLPERIVPITTPGADLKIELRNGYEHFRPTGRQADSPQGRLPVYEWWERTEMPG; this is encoded by the coding sequence ATGAGCAACGCGGCGAAGGCGGTCCTCGAGGGCGGCCCGGACGATCTGCCCGAGCGGATCGTCCCGATCACGACACCCGGTGCGGACCTGAAGATCGAGCTCCGCAACGGCTACGAGCACTTCCGGCCCACCGGCCGCCAGGCGGACTCGCCTCAGGGCCGGCTGCCCGTGTACGAGTGGTGGGAGCGGACGGAGATGCCGGGCTAG
- a CDS encoding PucR family transcriptional regulator: MTADYQGDYQELVDEISELLGAPATLENRDFELISFGAYDSEDELDASALDPVRARSILTRRSTAAVRTWFEGFGITRATGPVRIPPTPEAGVNRGRVCLPVRHRGVVLGYVWLLADDPGPSEGQLAAAMEVTVRIGALLADEAQHGADLTRELRAVLTAEPGWPYDAALAELRTALGVRADVPHTLICVAPWPATTPDDAPSLRTLPGATALCTAPWGSTSRCLAVLVRLRSPEVLTPATSVAGRLLERAGDATGFAGGAGGRVGGVAVGRPGLGGLGVAWREASGAARAALAEPRLGPVARWASVGPFRLLTSLSPDTADDPAVRPLLTPAHHELARTAEVYLDCAGQAGRTAAALGIHRQTLYYRLSRVEQLTGLDLDDGEDRLLLHMTLKAARL; encoded by the coding sequence GTGACCGCCGATTACCAAGGTGACTACCAAGAGCTGGTCGATGAGATCTCGGAGCTGCTGGGCGCTCCCGCGACGCTGGAGAACCGGGACTTCGAGCTGATCTCGTTCGGGGCGTACGACAGCGAGGACGAGCTGGACGCGTCCGCGCTGGACCCGGTGCGGGCCCGCTCGATCCTGACCCGGCGCTCCACGGCGGCGGTGCGCACCTGGTTCGAGGGCTTCGGCATCACCCGCGCCACCGGCCCGGTCCGTATCCCGCCGACCCCGGAGGCGGGCGTGAACCGGGGCCGGGTCTGTCTCCCCGTGCGGCATCGGGGGGTCGTCCTCGGTTACGTCTGGCTGCTCGCCGACGACCCCGGGCCCTCGGAGGGGCAGCTCGCGGCGGCGATGGAGGTGACCGTGCGGATCGGCGCGCTGCTCGCCGACGAGGCCCAGCACGGGGCCGACCTCACCCGGGAGCTGCGGGCGGTGCTGACCGCCGAGCCCGGCTGGCCGTACGACGCCGCCCTGGCGGAACTCCGCACCGCTCTCGGCGTCCGCGCGGACGTCCCGCACACGCTGATCTGCGTGGCCCCCTGGCCGGCCACCACCCCCGACGACGCCCCGTCACTGCGCACCCTCCCGGGGGCGACGGCCCTGTGCACGGCCCCGTGGGGCTCGACGTCCCGCTGTCTGGCGGTCCTGGTACGCCTGCGCTCACCGGAGGTCCTGACCCCGGCGACCTCGGTGGCGGGACGGTTGCTGGAGCGGGCGGGGGATGCCACCGGCTTCGCGGGTGGGGCGGGCGGACGGGTCGGTGGGGTCGCGGTGGGGCGGCCGGGGCTGGGCGGGCTCGGGGTCGCCTGGCGGGAGGCGTCGGGGGCGGCGCGGGCCGCGCTCGCGGAACCCCGGCTCGGGCCGGTCGCCCGGTGGGCGTCGGTCGGCCCGTTCCGGCTGCTGACCTCGCTGTCCCCGGACACCGCTGACGACCCCGCGGTACGCCCCCTGCTGACCCCCGCCCACCACGAACTCGCCCGCACCGCCGAGGTCTATCTCGACTGCGCGGGCCAGGCGGGCCGCACGGCGGCGGCGCTCGGTATCCACCGGCAGACCCTGTACTACCGGCTGTCGCGCGTCGAACAGCTCACGGGCCTGGACCTCGACGACGGCGAGGACCGGCTGCTGCTCCACATGACACTCAAGGCAGCCCGACTCTGA
- the ilvC gene encoding ketol-acid reductoisomerase, with product MAELFYDADADLSIIQGRKVAVIGYGSQGHAHALSLRDSGVDVRVGLHEGSKSKAKAEEQGLRVVTPAEAAAEADVIMILIPDPIQAQVYEESIAPNLNDGDALFFAHGFNVRFGFIKAPAGVDVALVAPKGPGHLVRRQYEEGRGVPAIAAVEQDATGNAFALALSYAKAIGGTRAGVIKTTFTEETETDLFGEQAVLCGGTAALVKAGFETLVEAGYQPEIAYFECLHELKLIVDLMYEGGLEKMRWSVSETAEWGDYVTGPRIITDATKAEMKQVLAEIQDGTFAQNWMDEYHGGLKKYNEYKTADSEHLLETTGKQLRKLMSWVNEEA from the coding sequence GTGGCCGAGCTGTTCTACGACGCCGACGCCGACCTGTCCATCATCCAGGGCCGCAAGGTCGCGGTCATCGGGTACGGCAGCCAGGGCCACGCCCACGCGCTGTCGCTCCGTGACTCGGGTGTCGACGTCCGCGTCGGTCTGCACGAGGGCTCCAAGTCCAAGGCCAAGGCCGAGGAGCAGGGCCTGCGCGTGGTGACCCCCGCCGAGGCCGCCGCCGAGGCCGACGTCATCATGATCCTCATCCCGGACCCGATCCAGGCCCAGGTCTACGAGGAGTCCATCGCCCCGAACCTGAACGACGGCGACGCGCTGTTCTTCGCGCACGGCTTCAACGTCCGCTTCGGTTTCATCAAGGCCCCGGCCGGCGTCGACGTCGCCCTGGTCGCCCCGAAGGGCCCGGGCCACCTGGTCCGCCGCCAGTACGAGGAGGGCCGCGGCGTCCCCGCGATCGCCGCCGTCGAGCAGGACGCGACCGGCAACGCCTTCGCGCTGGCCCTGTCGTACGCCAAGGCCATCGGCGGCACCCGCGCCGGTGTCATCAAGACCACCTTCACCGAGGAGACCGAGACCGACCTGTTCGGTGAGCAGGCCGTCCTCTGCGGTGGCACCGCGGCCCTGGTCAAGGCGGGCTTCGAGACCCTGGTCGAGGCCGGCTACCAGCCGGAGATCGCCTACTTCGAGTGCCTGCACGAGCTGAAGCTGATCGTCGACCTCATGTACGAGGGCGGCCTGGAGAAGATGCGCTGGTCCGTCTCCGAGACCGCCGAGTGGGGCGACTACGTCACCGGCCCGCGCATCATCACCGACGCCACCAAGGCCGAGATGAAGCAGGTCCTCGCCGAGATCCAGGACGGCACCTTCGCGCAGAACTGGATGGACGAGTACCACGGCGGTCTGAAGAAGTACAACGAGTACAAGACGGCCGACTCCGAGCACCTGCTGGAGACCACCGGCAAGCAGCTCCGCAAGCTGATGAGCTGGGTGAACGAGGAGGCGTAA
- a CDS encoding MFS transporter, protein MTHSTTNSTSTTTPPPGRAGRREWTALGVLMLPLLLVSMDVSVLYFAIPAINADLEPSGTQQLWIFDIYAFVLAGLLMTMGSLGDHIGRRRLLLAGATAFGAASLLAAYADSAETLIAARALLGVGGATLMPSTMALIRTMFSDPAQRAKAIGLWSGVMTAGVALGSVMSGILVEYFWWGSVFLVNLPAMALLLVLGPVLLPESKDPDPGRFDWPSVPLSMAAVLPVVYGLKEIPSEGWHPQYVVSITVGLLFATLFVHRQRTAAHPMISPALFRGPGFGPAVVLNLVSSFGMMGSALFTTQYLQSVLGRSALEAALWALLPSVPIGMAAPLATALVHKGVHRAHVVTSGFAIAATGYALLALAGTDSMWLVLTACGVLASGIVMVISQMTDLAMGAAPAERAGSASSLLETGAEFGGALGMAVLGSIGTAIYRHEIPSSAPAPARETLGGALAVADRVPGLATAAREAFTSGMQGAAIAGAVLLTGAAVAATVTLRRIRVK, encoded by the coding sequence ATGACGCACTCGACGACGAACTCGACGAGCACCACCACACCCCCGCCCGGACGCGCAGGCCGCCGGGAATGGACCGCCCTCGGCGTCCTGATGCTTCCGCTGCTGCTGGTCTCGATGGACGTCTCGGTCCTCTACTTCGCGATCCCCGCGATCAACGCGGACCTCGAACCGAGCGGCACCCAGCAGCTGTGGATCTTCGACATCTACGCGTTCGTCCTGGCCGGACTGCTGATGACGATGGGCTCGCTCGGCGACCACATCGGCCGACGTCGGCTCCTGCTCGCCGGTGCCACCGCCTTCGGCGCGGCCTCCCTGCTAGCGGCCTACGCGGACAGCGCCGAGACCCTGATCGCCGCCCGCGCGCTCCTCGGCGTCGGCGGAGCCACCCTGATGCCGTCGACGATGGCCCTGATCCGCACGATGTTCAGTGATCCGGCGCAGCGCGCGAAGGCGATCGGCCTGTGGTCGGGGGTCATGACGGCCGGCGTGGCGCTCGGTTCGGTGATGAGCGGGATCCTCGTCGAGTACTTCTGGTGGGGCTCGGTCTTCCTCGTCAACCTGCCCGCGATGGCGCTGCTGCTGGTCCTCGGCCCCGTCCTGCTGCCCGAGTCGAAGGACCCGGACCCCGGCCGCTTCGACTGGCCGAGCGTCCCGCTCTCGATGGCCGCCGTGCTCCCCGTCGTCTACGGCCTGAAGGAGATCCCCTCCGAGGGCTGGCACCCGCAGTACGTCGTCTCGATCACCGTCGGCCTGCTCTTCGCCACCCTCTTCGTCCACCGTCAGCGCACCGCCGCGCACCCGATGATCTCCCCGGCCCTGTTCCGCGGCCCCGGCTTCGGTCCCGCGGTCGTCCTGAACCTCGTCTCCTCGTTCGGGATGATGGGCTCGGCCCTGTTCACCACGCAGTACCTGCAGTCGGTGCTCGGCCGGAGCGCGCTGGAGGCGGCCCTGTGGGCGCTGCTCCCGTCGGTGCCGATCGGCATGGCCGCCCCGCTGGCCACCGCGCTGGTCCACAAGGGCGTCCACCGGGCCCACGTCGTGACGTCGGGCTTCGCGATCGCGGCCACCGGGTACGCCCTGCTCGCGCTCGCCGGAACCGACTCGATGTGGCTCGTGCTGACCGCCTGCGGGGTCCTCGCCTCCGGAATCGTCATGGTCATCTCCCAGATGACGGACCTGGCGATGGGCGCGGCCCCGGCCGAGCGCGCGGGCTCCGCCTCCTCCCTGCTGGAGACCGGCGCCGAGTTCGGCGGCGCCCTGGGCATGGCGGTCCTCGGCTCCATCGGCACGGCGATCTACCGCCACGAGATCCCGTCCTCGGCCCCCGCCCCGGCCCGCGAGACACTGGGCGGCGCGCTGGCGGTCGCCGACCGGGTCCCCGGCCTGGCCACGGCCGCGCGGGAGGCGTTCACCAGCGGAATGCAGGGCGCTGCGATCGCCGGGGCGGTGCTGCTGACGGGGGCGGCGGTGGCGGCGACGGTGACGCTGCGGAGGATCCGTGTGAAGTGA
- the pruA gene encoding L-glutamate gamma-semialdehyde dehydrogenase, translating to MDAVTQVPTPVNEPVRGYAPGSPERARLEARLKELADNPLDLTCTIGGERRMGGGDAFEVVQPHNHRAVIGTYRNATQADARDAIDAALAAAPAWRAMSFDDRAAIILRAAELLAGPWRETIAASTMLGQSKTVQQAEIDTPCELVDFWRFNVHYARQILAEQPPANSPGVWNRLDHRPLEGFVYAITPFNFSAIAGNLPTAPALMGNVVVWKPSPTQTHAAVLLMRLLEEAGLPKGVINLVTGDGIAVSEVALAHRDLAGIHFTGSTKTFQYLWKTVGANIEKYRSYPRLVGETGGKDFVVAHPSADRAVLKTALTRGAFEYQGQKCSATSRAYIPASIWNSGFKEEFAAEVDHLSMGDVTDLSHFIGAVIDERAFAKNKAAIDRAHADPTCTVVAGGTYDDSVGYFVRPTVVECTDPENEVFTTEYFGPFLAVHVYEDEKYDEMLTQMESVSAYALTGSVISGDRAATAYTMEKLRYAAGNFYINDKSTGAVVGQQPFGGGRASGTNDKAGAPQNLTRWTLTRAIKETLVAPTDHTYPHMG from the coding sequence ATGGACGCTGTGACCCAGGTCCCCACCCCCGTCAACGAGCCGGTGCGCGGCTACGCCCCCGGTTCGCCCGAGCGTGCCCGGCTGGAGGCCAGGCTCAAGGAACTGGCCGACAATCCCCTCGACCTGACCTGCACCATCGGCGGTGAGCGGCGGATGGGCGGCGGCGACGCGTTCGAGGTGGTCCAGCCGCACAACCACCGGGCCGTGATCGGCACCTACCGCAACGCCACCCAGGCGGACGCGCGGGACGCCATCGACGCGGCCCTCGCCGCCGCGCCCGCCTGGCGCGCGATGTCCTTCGACGACCGCGCCGCGATCATCCTGCGCGCCGCCGAACTCCTCGCCGGCCCCTGGCGCGAGACGATCGCCGCCTCCACCATGCTCGGCCAGTCCAAGACCGTGCAGCAGGCCGAGATCGACACGCCCTGCGAGCTCGTCGACTTCTGGCGCTTCAACGTCCACTACGCCCGCCAGATCCTCGCCGAGCAGCCCCCGGCCAACTCCCCGGGCGTGTGGAACCGCCTCGACCACCGCCCGCTGGAGGGCTTCGTCTACGCGATCACCCCGTTCAACTTCAGCGCGATCGCGGGCAACCTGCCCACCGCCCCCGCCCTGATGGGCAATGTCGTCGTCTGGAAGCCGTCGCCGACCCAGACCCACGCGGCCGTCCTGCTCATGCGGCTCCTCGAGGAGGCCGGTCTGCCCAAGGGCGTCATCAACCTCGTCACCGGTGACGGCATCGCCGTCTCCGAGGTCGCCCTCGCCCACCGCGACCTGGCCGGCATCCACTTCACCGGCTCCACCAAGACCTTCCAGTACCTGTGGAAGACGGTCGGCGCGAACATCGAGAAGTACCGCTCCTACCCGCGTCTGGTCGGCGAGACCGGCGGCAAGGACTTCGTCGTCGCCCACCCGAGCGCCGACCGCGCCGTCCTGAAGACCGCCCTCACCCGCGGCGCCTTCGAGTACCAGGGCCAGAAGTGCTCCGCGACCTCCCGCGCCTACATCCCGGCGTCGATCTGGAACTCCGGCTTCAAGGAGGAGTTCGCCGCCGAGGTCGACCACCTCAGCATGGGGGACGTCACCGACCTGTCGCACTTCATCGGCGCCGTCATCGACGAGCGCGCCTTCGCCAAGAACAAGGCCGCCATCGACCGCGCCCACGCCGACCCGACCTGCACCGTCGTCGCCGGCGGCACCTACGACGACTCGGTCGGCTACTTCGTCCGTCCGACCGTCGTCGAGTGCACCGACCCCGAGAACGAGGTCTTCACCACCGAGTACTTCGGCCCGTTCCTCGCCGTGCACGTCTACGAGGACGAGAAGTACGACGAGATGCTCACCCAGATGGAGTCGGTCTCCGCCTACGCCCTCACCGGCTCGGTGATCTCCGGCGACCGCGCGGCGACCGCGTACACCATGGAGAAGCTGCGCTACGCGGCCGGCAACTTCTACATCAACGACAAGTCGACCGGCGCCGTCGTCGGCCAGCAGCCCTTCGGCGGCGGCCGCGCCTCCGGTACGAACGACAAGGCCGGCGCCCCGCAGAACCTCACCCGCTGGACGCTGACCCGCGCCATCAAGGAGACCCTGGTCGCGCCGACCGACCACACCTACCCGCACATGGGCTGA
- the ilvN gene encoding acetolactate synthase small subunit has product MSKHTLSVLVENKPGILARIAALFSRRGFNIDSLAVGVTEHPDISRITIVVSVEALPLEQVTKQLNKLVEVLKIVELEPSQAVHRELVLVKVRADNETRSQIVEIVQLFRAKTVDVSPEAVTIEATGSSDKLSAMLKMLEPYGIKELVQSGTIAIGRGARSITDRSLRALDRSA; this is encoded by the coding sequence ATGTCCAAGCACACGCTCTCCGTCCTGGTGGAGAACAAGCCGGGCATCCTGGCCCGGATCGCCGCCCTGTTCTCCCGCCGCGGCTTCAACATCGACTCGCTCGCCGTCGGTGTCACCGAGCACCCCGACATCTCCCGCATCACCATCGTGGTGAGCGTGGAGGCCCTGCCGCTGGAGCAGGTCACCAAGCAGCTCAACAAGCTCGTCGAGGTGCTGAAGATCGTCGAGCTGGAGCCGTCACAGGCCGTCCACCGTGAACTCGTTCTGGTGAAGGTGCGCGCCGACAACGAGACGCGCTCCCAGATCGTCGAGATCGTCCAGCTCTTCCGCGCCAAGACCGTGGACGTCTCCCCGGAGGCCGTGACCATCGAGGCCACCGGAAGCAGCGACAAGCTGTCCGCCATGCTCAAGATGCTGGAACCGTACGGCATCAAGGAGCTGGTCCAGTCCGGCACGATCGCGATCGGCCGCGGCGCCCGTTCGATCACGGACCGCTCGCTGCGCGCTCTCGACCGATCCGCGTAA